From the Streptomyces nodosus genome, the window CGAGCGTCGCCGACTGCCGCAGAAAGTCCGCCAGATAGTTCAGCTGGGACTCGATCATCAGGATCATCGAGGAGTTCCCCAGCCCGGTGTTGGGCCCGATGATCGTCATCCAGTTGGGGAACCCGGAGACGGAGGCGCCCCGCAGCGCCCCCATCCCGTTCTTCCACGCCTCGGCGAGGGTCCGGCCGTCCGCGCCGACGACCCGCTCGGCGATCGGCATGTCCGTGACATGGAAGCCGGTGCCGAAGACGATCGCGTCGACCTCCGCCTCGGTGCCGTCGGCGGCGACGGCGGTCGATCCGCGCACCTCGGCGAGGCCGCTGGAGACCACATCCACATTGGGCTGGGCCAGGGCCGGGTAGTAGGTGCTGGACAGCAGGATCCGCTTGCAGCCGATGCGGTAGTCGGGGGTGAGCCGGGCGCGCAGCTCCGGGTCCTTGATCGCGCGGGCCATGTTGCGCTCGGCCAGCCGCTCCACGAACCCGAGCTCCTCGGGATGCCTGGTGAACGCCTGGACCTGCAACTCCCTGATGCCCCACAGCAGTCCGCGCCGCAGCCGGGCGGTGAAGGGCAGCGCGCGGTGCAGCCCGCGCTCCAGGCCGCCGATGGCGCGGTCGACACGCGGCATCACCCAGGGCGGGGTGCGCTGGAAGAGGGTGAGCCTCGCGACATCGGGCTGGATCGACGGCACGATCTGGATGGCGGAGGCGCCGGTGCCGACCACGGCGACCCGTTTTCCCCGCAGGTCGTAGTCGTGGTCCCAGCGGGCGGAGTGGAAGACCTTGCCGGGGAAGGAGTCCAGCCCCGGGATCTCCGGGACCCTGGGTTCGGAGAGCGGTCCGGTGGCGGAGACGACGATGTCCGCGGTGAGGCCCCCGCCACTGGTCTCGATCTCCCAGCGCAGCCGCTCCCCGTCCCATCGCATCAGCGTCACCTCGGAGCCGAGGCGGAGGTGCGGACGCAGCCCGAAGACATCCGTCACATGCTCCAGATAGGCGCGGATGTGTTCCTGCCCGGAGAAGGTGCGGGGCCAGTCGGGGTGGGGTGCGAAGGAGAAGGAGTACAGATGGGAGGGCACATCGCAGGCGCACCCCGGGTAGCTGTTGTCACGCCAGGTGCCGCCGACGCTGCCGGCGCGCTCCAGGACGACGAAGTCGGTCACTCCCTCGCGGCGCAGTCGCACGGCGGCCCCGAGACCGCCGAAGCCGGAGCCGACCACCGCCACCCGTACATGAGGCATCTGTCCGTGTCCGCCCACCCCGACACCCCTCCCACGCCTGCGCGACGCCGCCAGTGAACACTGGCGCAATGGGAGCGTAGGACAGCCGCGTACCGATGGGTAGGGGGCGTGACAAGGAAAGTTACCCCGGGTACGACGTAGGGTGCGGGGGTGGCAGAGCACGGGCGGCGGCGCGAGTACCGCATGGACGAGCTGGCCGAGGCGGCCGGCATCACGGTACGCACCCTGCGTTTCTACCGTGAGCGCAAACTGATCCAGCCGCCGCGCCGCGAGG encodes:
- a CDS encoding flavin-containing monooxygenase yields the protein MPHVRVAVVGSGFGGLGAAVRLRREGVTDFVVLERAGSVGGTWRDNSYPGCACDVPSHLYSFSFAPHPDWPRTFSGQEHIRAYLEHVTDVFGLRPHLRLGSEVTLMRWDGERLRWEIETSGGGLTADIVVSATGPLSEPRVPEIPGLDSFPGKVFHSARWDHDYDLRGKRVAVVGTGASAIQIVPSIQPDVARLTLFQRTPPWVMPRVDRAIGGLERGLHRALPFTARLRRGLLWGIRELQVQAFTRHPEELGFVERLAERNMARAIKDPELRARLTPDYRIGCKRILLSSTYYPALAQPNVDVVSSGLAEVRGSTAVAADGTEAEVDAIVFGTGFHVTDMPIAERVVGADGRTLAEAWKNGMGALRGASVSGFPNWMTIIGPNTGLGNSSMILMIESQLNYLADFLRQSATLGGRVALDARQGAVDAWNHTVQERMKRTVWNTGGCTSWYLDAEGRNTTVWPGTTTEFRNATRRVDLAEYQVLRAPAPTAAGPGAPVPRPWVDTGIEEGA